The Acidobacteriota bacterium genome contains a region encoding:
- a CDS encoding diacylglycerol kinase family lipid kinase, translated as MKIGVIINPASGPARSRQPAEILVEWTRAMLRRHGVDGSIAVIHGPGDGERLAREAVDRGAERVIAWGGDGTINSVATALVKTHVSLGIIPAGSGNGLARELGIPSRRASAMAVALGDCSRAIDAGTLNGHLFFNVAGIGFDAHVAHVFARAAGHRRGVMAYTATTVRELFRYVPSRYVVRDADGRVTREGGALFISMANTRQWGSGAQIAPQATPDDGHLDLVLVEARPPLLILAQLWRLYTGSVHRIGGTMTALVQDVSVTASPAAPVHVDGEPLGMTSDITVRVIPGALLVRVPG; from the coding sequence GTGAAGATCGGCGTCATCATCAATCCCGCGTCGGGCCCGGCGCGATCGCGTCAGCCGGCCGAGATCCTCGTCGAATGGACCCGGGCGATGCTTCGTCGTCACGGCGTCGATGGATCGATCGCCGTGATCCACGGACCCGGTGATGGCGAGCGACTCGCCCGGGAGGCCGTCGATCGCGGCGCTGAGCGCGTGATCGCGTGGGGCGGAGACGGGACGATCAATTCGGTCGCCACGGCCCTCGTCAAGACCCACGTGTCGCTCGGTATCATCCCGGCCGGGTCCGGCAATGGCCTCGCGCGCGAACTCGGAATTCCCTCCCGGCGAGCGTCGGCGATGGCGGTGGCGCTTGGTGACTGCAGTCGCGCGATCGATGCCGGCACACTGAACGGACACCTGTTCTTCAATGTCGCGGGGATCGGCTTTGACGCCCATGTCGCGCACGTGTTCGCACGCGCTGCCGGCCATAGACGGGGCGTCATGGCCTACACGGCGACCACCGTCCGCGAGTTGTTCCGCTACGTGCCGTCTCGTTACGTCGTGCGCGACGCCGATGGGCGCGTGACGCGGGAGGGCGGGGCGCTCTTCATTTCGATGGCGAACACCAGGCAGTGGGGCAGCGGCGCCCAGATCGCCCCGCAGGCCACGCCTGATGATGGCCATCTCGACCTCGTGCTGGTGGAGGCGCGGCCGCCGCTGCTGATTCTGGCGCAACTCTGGCGGCTCTACACCGGATCCGTACATCGGATCGGGGGAACGATGACGGCCCTCGTGCAGGACGTCTCGGTGACCGCCAGCCCCGCAGCCCCGGTCCACGTCGACGGCGAGCCGCTCGGGATGACAAGCGACATCACCGTGCGCGTCATCCCCGGTGCGCTGCTCGTTCGCGTGCCGGGGTAG
- a CDS encoding ABC transporter ATP-binding protein, which produces MSIEEKKKVRFSNVWEEARVLVWAHRWRLALGLGLMLINRVVGLVLPATSKYLVDDVIGKHNADLLPLLALAAAGATAVQAATSFALSQVLSVAAQRAITEMRKNVHEHVMRLPVGFFDTTQTGQLISRIMTDAEGIRNLIGTGLVELTGGFVTAGLALGVLFYLNWRLTSVTLVVLLMFGALMAVAFMRLRPLFRERGQINAEVTGRLNQALGGVRVVKAYVAEKREELVFAKGAHRLLRNVAKSITGVSTVSAGATVIVGVIGVVMLVVGGRAMIANTMTLGDFLMYLLFTGLTVAPLVQIASISTQLSEAFAGLDRIREIRRMATEDQQDQTRAPMPDLVGDVRFEGVDFEYTAGVPVLKGVTFHAPAGTTTALVGSSGSGKSTLISLIMTFARPKAGRVLVDGHDLETVKLRDYREHLGIVLQDNFLFDGTVADNIAYARPHASREQIEAVSRLAHCDEFVRGFPEKYDTVVGERGVRLSGGQRQRVAIARALLAEPTILILDEATSSLDSESEAMIQDGLARLRTGRTTFVIAHRLSTIQSADQILVLEAGEIVERGTHESLLAINGRYRQLYDKQYRFERDRFINPGEDFTPEPPAPEPAQPVPGVSMRPGAL; this is translated from the coding sequence ATGTCGATAGAGGAGAAGAAGAAGGTGCGCTTCTCGAATGTGTGGGAAGAGGCGCGCGTGCTGGTCTGGGCCCATCGCTGGCGGCTCGCGCTCGGCCTGGGGCTGATGCTCATCAACCGCGTGGTGGGACTGGTGCTTCCCGCCACCTCCAAGTACCTCGTCGACGACGTCATCGGGAAGCACAACGCGGACTTGCTGCCGCTGCTCGCGCTCGCGGCGGCCGGCGCGACGGCAGTTCAGGCGGCGACCTCCTTCGCTCTGTCTCAGGTGCTCAGCGTGGCCGCGCAGCGGGCCATCACCGAGATGCGGAAGAACGTGCACGAGCACGTCATGCGGCTGCCGGTGGGCTTCTTCGATACTACGCAGACCGGGCAGTTGATCTCACGGATCATGACCGACGCCGAGGGGATCCGGAATCTGATTGGCACTGGGCTGGTCGAGCTGACGGGAGGATTCGTCACGGCCGGCCTCGCGCTCGGCGTGCTGTTCTACCTCAACTGGCGGCTGACGTCGGTGACGCTGGTCGTGCTGCTGATGTTCGGCGCACTGATGGCCGTGGCCTTCATGCGCCTGCGGCCGCTCTTCCGGGAACGCGGCCAGATCAACGCCGAGGTGACCGGGCGGCTCAACCAGGCCCTCGGCGGCGTGCGCGTCGTCAAGGCCTACGTGGCCGAGAAGCGCGAGGAACTGGTCTTTGCAAAGGGCGCACACCGGTTGTTGCGCAACGTGGCGAAGTCGATCACCGGCGTGTCGACCGTCAGCGCAGGGGCCACGGTGATTGTTGGCGTCATCGGCGTCGTCATGCTCGTCGTCGGGGGGCGCGCCATGATCGCCAACACGATGACGCTGGGCGACTTCCTGATGTACCTGCTGTTTACCGGCCTCACGGTGGCGCCGCTGGTGCAGATCGCGTCGATCAGTACCCAATTGAGCGAAGCGTTTGCGGGCCTCGATCGCATCCGCGAGATCAGGCGCATGGCGACCGAGGATCAGCAGGACCAGACCCGGGCGCCCATGCCGGACCTGGTCGGCGACGTGCGGTTCGAGGGAGTGGACTTCGAGTACACCGCCGGCGTGCCCGTGCTTAAAGGCGTGACGTTTCACGCGCCGGCCGGCACGACCACGGCGCTGGTGGGATCGAGCGGATCTGGCAAGAGCACACTGATCTCGCTCATCATGACGTTCGCCCGGCCGAAGGCGGGCCGTGTGCTGGTGGATGGCCACGACCTGGAGACGGTGAAGTTGCGCGACTACCGCGAACACCTCGGCATCGTGCTCCAGGACAACTTCCTGTTCGATGGCACGGTGGCGGACAACATCGCCTACGCCAGGCCCCATGCCTCACGTGAGCAGATCGAGGCGGTGAGCCGGCTCGCGCACTGCGACGAGTTCGTGCGGGGATTTCCGGAGAAGTACGACACGGTAGTGGGTGAGCGGGGCGTGCGGTTGTCCGGCGGCCAGCGGCAGCGCGTCGCCATCGCCAGGGCCCTGCTGGCCGAACCCACCATCCTGATCCTCGACGAGGCGACGTCGAGCCTCGACAGCGAGAGCGAAGCGATGATCCAGGATGGCCTTGCGCGCCTGCGCACGGGACGCACGACCTTCGTGATTGCCCATCGCCTGTCGACCATTCAGAGCGCCGACCAGATCCTGGTCCTCGAGGCGGGAGAGATCGTCGAGCGCGGCACCCACGAGAGCCTGCTGGCCATCAACGGCCGGTACCGGCAGCTGTACGACAAACAGTACAGGTTCGAACGCGACCGCTTCATCAATCCGGGCGAGGATTTCACGCCGGAGCCGCCGGCCCCGGAACCAGCCCAGCCCGTTCCCGGCGTGTCGATGCGGCCCGGCGCGCTGTAA
- the pheS gene encoding phenylalanine--tRNA ligase subunit alpha, translating into MAMAMDFDQMVRDALAALSAVADSASLDAWRVAHLGKSAPVVAALGTLGTLPKEERREFGQRANQARQALEQACEAAAQRVRASELERAITAGAIDVTLPGRALARGRLHPAVQTLRRIYAIFAEMGFQVYRSRDVELDEYNFTLLNIPPHHPARDMWDTFYTTTPNVILRTHTSPGQIHVMRERAPEPIRVILPGMCYRYEQITARSEIQFYQIEGLAIGRHITMADLKGTLTAFAHTLFGTAVRTRFRSDHFPFTEPSAEMDVECFVCDGAGCPVCKQSGWLEILGCGMVHPVVLENGGYDPREFSGFAFGMGPQRITMLMHKIEDIRYFFANDLRFLEQF; encoded by the coding sequence ATGGCTATGGCGATGGACTTCGATCAGATGGTGCGGGATGCCCTCGCCGCACTGAGCGCAGTGGCGGATTCCGCGTCGCTCGATGCCTGGCGCGTCGCCCATCTCGGGAAGAGTGCGCCGGTGGTGGCCGCCCTCGGCACGCTGGGAACGCTCCCGAAAGAGGAGCGGCGCGAGTTCGGCCAACGCGCCAACCAGGCCAGGCAGGCTCTGGAACAGGCGTGTGAGGCCGCCGCCCAGCGCGTGCGCGCCAGCGAACTGGAGCGAGCCATCACGGCCGGCGCAATCGACGTCACGCTGCCGGGCCGCGCCCTGGCGCGAGGCCGCCTGCACCCGGCCGTGCAGACGCTCCGCAGAATCTACGCGATCTTCGCCGAGATGGGGTTCCAGGTGTACCGGTCGCGGGACGTCGAACTGGACGAGTACAACTTCACGCTGCTCAATATCCCGCCGCACCACCCGGCGCGCGACATGTGGGACACCTTCTATACGACGACGCCCAACGTCATCCTGCGAACGCACACGTCGCCGGGCCAGATTCACGTGATGCGCGAACGGGCCCCGGAGCCGATTCGGGTGATCCTGCCGGGCATGTGCTACCGCTACGAGCAGATCACGGCCCGCAGCGAGATCCAGTTTTATCAGATCGAGGGACTGGCCATCGGCCGCCACATAACGATGGCGGACCTCAAGGGCACGCTCACGGCCTTCGCTCACACGCTCTTCGGCACCGCTGTCCGGACGCGTTTCCGGTCCGATCACTTTCCGTTCACCGAGCCGTCTGCGGAAATGGACGTCGAGTGCTTCGTGTGCGACGGGGCCGGCTGCCCGGTCTGCAAGCAGAGCGGGTGGCTCGAGATCCTCGGCTGCGGCATGGTCCACCCGGTGGTGCTGGAAAACGGCGGCTACGACCCGCGCGAGTTCTCGGGGTTCGCCTTCGGGATGGGCCCTCAGCGCATCACGATGCTGATGCACAAGATCGAGGACATCCGGTACTTCTTCGCGAACGACCTGCGCTTCCTGGAGCAATTCTGA
- the pheT gene encoding phenylalanine--tRNA ligase subunit beta: MRVPLTWLRDYVAIVDTPDELASRLTFAGLEVEEIEYVGLAPEQRPIAGLPATGRSGPPAVGIAWNPATIVIAQVLEVMPHPNADRLTLLRVDDGTGTEQIVLTGAPNLFPLKGTGPLATPMKVVYAREGAVLYDGHKPGREVMTLKRAKIRGVESKSMVCSEKELGISDEHDGIIVLDADAPVGMPAAAYMGDVVFTVKINPNMARNACIVGIAREIAALTDVPLITPATTVAATGAPLAGRVDVEIRDAALNPRFALGLIEGVAIAPSPYRVQRRLRLAGTRPINNIVDATNYVMFELGEPLHAFDWDVIRKRAGDTRPTIITRRAAPGETLTTLDHVGRTLDQDAVLVCDAAGPLSLAGVMGGAESEISASSTNILLEGAAWDFINIRKTVKAQGLPSEASYRFSRGVHAALAEWGVNRALGLMREWAGGSVAAGLVDRYPGKVDPPVVAITPADVERQLGVRMEIDQIVRILGALEFRCEVVEGTVRATAPEHRLDIGQGITGQADIVEELARIYGYERIPNTMLAEVIPPPHPNRELIIEERVRDLLVSLGLQEIVTYSLTSPEREARLAANSEPGEEPPYVRLANPIVVDRVVMRRTLLSGLLEIAAANARHADRLAFFEVGPVFLSRPDRVLPEEPVRIAMLLAGPRAMPGWQGADREPMDFYDLKGVIEGLAQAMQVPAISVEPAAHPSLIPGRSAKLLIGAEPAGHFGELHPAVAGRFGITGQRVLIAELDLATLTADVTDRHASRAVPTFPPVREDIAVIVSDEIPAAKVCAVVRAAGGPMLSGMALFDVYRGGQVGPGNKSLALSLTYQASDRTLTDVDAAKIRERIVRALQTELGATLRG, translated from the coding sequence ATGCGAGTCCCTCTGACCTGGCTGCGAGACTACGTCGCTATCGTCGATACGCCAGACGAGCTGGCCTCCCGCCTGACCTTTGCCGGGCTCGAGGTGGAGGAAATCGAGTACGTCGGCCTGGCGCCCGAGCAGCGGCCGATCGCGGGCCTGCCAGCCACCGGGCGGTCCGGGCCCCCGGCGGTGGGGATCGCCTGGAACCCCGCCACGATAGTCATTGCCCAGGTCCTCGAGGTGATGCCGCATCCGAACGCCGATCGGCTCACGCTCCTGCGCGTCGATGACGGCACCGGGACCGAGCAGATCGTACTCACGGGCGCGCCGAACCTGTTCCCGCTCAAGGGCACCGGGCCGCTCGCAACGCCGATGAAGGTCGTGTACGCCCGTGAGGGCGCGGTCCTCTACGACGGCCACAAGCCCGGCCGCGAAGTGATGACGCTCAAGCGCGCCAAGATCCGGGGCGTCGAATCGAAGTCGATGGTGTGCTCCGAGAAGGAACTGGGGATCTCGGACGAACACGACGGGATTATCGTGCTGGACGCGGATGCCCCGGTGGGGATGCCAGCGGCCGCGTACATGGGCGACGTGGTCTTCACGGTGAAGATCAATCCAAACATGGCGCGCAACGCCTGCATCGTCGGCATCGCGCGCGAGATCGCCGCCTTGACGGATGTCCCGCTCATCACGCCGGCGACGACCGTCGCCGCGACGGGCGCTCCGCTGGCGGGGCGCGTAGACGTCGAGATCCGGGATGCCGCGCTCAATCCTCGGTTCGCGCTGGGACTAATCGAGGGCGTAGCGATCGCACCAAGCCCGTACCGGGTCCAACGCCGGCTGCGTCTGGCTGGCACGCGCCCCATCAACAACATCGTCGACGCGACCAACTATGTGATGTTCGAACTGGGCGAGCCGCTGCACGCGTTCGACTGGGACGTGATCCGGAAGCGCGCGGGCGACACGCGCCCGACCATCATCACACGGCGGGCGGCGCCCGGTGAGACACTCACGACGCTCGACCATGTCGGGCGCACCCTCGACCAGGATGCCGTACTCGTGTGCGATGCCGCCGGCCCGCTCTCGCTGGCTGGGGTGATGGGGGGCGCCGAATCGGAGATCTCGGCATCGAGCACGAACATCCTGCTCGAAGGCGCCGCCTGGGATTTCATCAACATCCGGAAGACCGTCAAGGCACAGGGCCTGCCGTCTGAGGCTTCGTACCGGTTTTCGCGGGGCGTGCACGCGGCGCTCGCGGAGTGGGGCGTGAACCGCGCGCTGGGGCTGATGCGTGAGTGGGCTGGCGGGAGCGTTGCTGCGGGCCTCGTCGATCGGTACCCGGGCAAGGTGGACCCGCCCGTCGTCGCGATTACGCCGGCCGACGTGGAGCGGCAGCTCGGCGTGAGGATGGAGATTGACCAGATCGTGCGGATCCTCGGTGCGCTCGAGTTCCGTTGCGAGGTCGTCGAGGGCACGGTTCGCGCAACCGCCCCGGAACATCGGCTGGACATCGGTCAGGGCATCACCGGCCAGGCGGACATTGTCGAGGAGTTGGCCCGCATCTATGGGTACGAGCGGATCCCGAACACGATGCTCGCCGAGGTAATCCCGCCGCCCCATCCCAATCGCGAACTGATCATCGAAGAGCGCGTGCGCGATCTGCTGGTCAGCCTTGGGCTTCAGGAGATCGTGACGTACAGCCTGACATCACCCGAACGCGAGGCCAGACTGGCGGCCAACTCTGAGCCGGGCGAGGAGCCTCCGTATGTTCGGCTCGCCAATCCGATCGTCGTCGATCGGGTCGTGATGAGACGGACGCTGCTGTCGGGATTGCTGGAGATCGCCGCGGCCAACGCCCGGCACGCCGATCGGCTCGCGTTCTTCGAAGTCGGCCCGGTCTTCCTCTCACGCCCGGATCGTGTGCTGCCTGAGGAACCGGTGCGCATCGCGATGCTGCTGGCCGGCCCGCGCGCGATGCCAGGCTGGCAAGGCGCGGATCGGGAGCCGATGGATTTCTACGATCTGAAGGGCGTCATCGAGGGCCTCGCCCAGGCGATGCAGGTCCCGGCCATCAGCGTCGAGCCGGCTGCGCATCCGTCGCTGATTCCAGGCCGGTCGGCGAAGCTGCTCATCGGCGCCGAGCCGGCGGGTCATTTCGGCGAACTGCACCCGGCGGTCGCCGGGCGCTTCGGCATCACCGGCCAGCGCGTCCTGATCGCCGAACTGGATCTGGCGACGCTGACGGCCGACGTCACCGATCGACATGCGTCGAGGGCCGTGCCGACGTTCCCTCCCGTGCGCGAAGATATCGCGGTGATCGTCAGTGACGAGATCCCTGCGGCAAAGGTCTGCGCGGTGGTCCGTGCGGCCGGAGGACCGATGCTCTCGGGGATGGCGCTGTTCGACGTCTACCGCGGAGGACAGGTTGGCCCGGGGAACAAGAGCCTGGCACTCAGCCTGACCTATCAGGCATCCGACCGCACATTGACGGATGTCGACGCCGCGAAGATCCGCGAGCGCATCGTCCGGGCGCTGCAGACCGAACTGGGCGCCACGTTGCGGGGCTGA